From the genome of Medicago truncatula cultivar Jemalong A17 chromosome 2, MtrunA17r5.0-ANR, whole genome shotgun sequence:
CTTTTATTTTCAAGTTCGAAAGTGGCCCCACATGCAGTAAATAAATGCATTGCATGGATTTGTGTGAAAATATAATAGCTGCACAATTTCAGTACAAGcatgatgatgaaaatagttAAGTGTGTTTACATAGAATCAGATGAACAACATCTTAAATGTATATATAAGCAAACATTTCTATTATTCCTTTTTCTAGCAATTGGTGCAGTTTGATGCTCTAGGTACTTCAGTTTTGAAATTCCATGTTATCTATTGTGTCTGTAATTAAGGAGTAGTACGTAAATATGCATGCATCATATAACAATATGAAAGAATCCCTCAATGTATGCAAGCGATTTTGTGTTTACGCCATACAAGAAACATAAAGAATTTTTGCAACCAAATGACTCTGGCCTGGTTGACACTCATTTGGTAGTGAGTGTTGAGAAAACTAACACAAACAGATATCCATAGTTGTTCCACTTGGCAATAACAATCTCTGGTCAATTTAAGGGATAGTACATGTTATCAGCTGAAATGTAATAGCaacaaattaatattgaattattaaaaaatacttaagaaagagaaaaatcatAAGAGAGTAACTGCATGTGGCTGCTGCAAGTGTATGCTGGCCAGGCTGGAAATCTTTGTATTCAACATAAGGTCTTCCATGAAAACCCATATCGCCCTGTGCAATGCTTGGCCTGTATTGGCTACCCAAAACAGCATTTCCATAAGTCCTGATATCACATGTAGAAACGGCATTATAAGTTTGACTGTAACCAGCATTCCCTCCAGGAAAATGAGATGCTTCGTTGTTGGAATAAAGTCCACGAGGAGAGGGTGACCTAACCTTCCAGCATATcaagggtgtctatgtatcattactcattGTCAGGATTTATAAACAGACTGCAAGGTAGGAAAAAAACAACAACTGTGAGTAGATATAAACCTTTCAAACTTCCTTGATTTGGCAATGCAGTTGACGGGCTGTTATTGGGTAGAGATGGAATATCTTGCTTCATCTGATCCAAATATTTCTGAGATTCATCTCGGTTCAGTTCTACAAACAAAACCTTGAAATACAAAACCAAGAGTTTTAATTAATATCGTAGGATTGACAGCGAGATCAACAAAAAGCGGAGTATGTCAAATGAATACCATATCAAAATACTCATTTGCATAAGGCATATCCTTGCTTTTAGGTACAACATAATTAGCTGCCATGGCCATAAAATAACACAACAGGTATAAGGCTTTAagttaagagaaatgataaacTAAACACCAGCAGATAACAAGTAAATGGAAAAAATACCTATCATTTTACTCAACTCATTAGTTGGAACTTCTTTGCCCATTTCTTTAGATCCTTTTTCATACCGTCTCTTGAGCTCTTCTGGCTTTGGAAACACGACAACAGCAATCTGCAATTGACCACAAATTATATTACCAATTCTATTGTAAATTCATCTTCGAAGCTCCAACAAAGAAATAGATAAATAACTACCTTTTGATAATCGGAAAATGGCCTTAGCTTACACTTGCGTGCAGTTTTGTACACATTCGTCTGGTCAATTATATAATTGTGAGGTACATTAGCCACCATGGGCAAAATTACTTTGAACATTTCATTTGCCTTAGTCTATCAAACGACGAAACCTTTCATTGTAGTTGTTTTTCTGCAACAGTCCGCGAACCTAAATAACAATAGGTTAAGCAAAAACTATTGTTAGAAAAATGATAACCTCAAAGGCACAAAATGGCCGGCGGGTAAACTAACCTTCATCTGTTCAAGAAGTAAGTTTGTGCCAAGCAAAACATAACGCTTTTCCGGGTGATCTTTCATCAATTTTTCAGCCCATGTAGTCTTACCTGATGCCGGTAATCCCACcatcattatcatcaattcaCAATCTTTTGGATCAGAAAGCAAAGGTCCCATATCCATGTTTCCATCTGCACCAGCCAAGGCCCAAGGTCTAAACCCTTCGGGAGGAACAAGTCCTTGTTCAACACTGAACTGCATCTGAACAATAACATTTTTCAATAGAGCATGCGGAAAAAGTGCAGCCTTCGAAAAACAAGAATCCACCCCTCCAAGACCAATAGCATCGACATCAAATTGAAACGCAGTACCCAACCATTTACCATTCTTACAAAAACCAATAGAACCATGCATATTCATTTTACAGTGTACGCACACTAATGTTTTTTTCCTATCGCattgtatgtattttttaataagtattttttttagaggaatatataagatattatttttattgcaaaGAGAAGTTTTTTGGtgatgtccggggttcgaaccccagaccttgcatatattatacataattCAGTTGGTATTGCAAAGAGATTGTTATAGAGGATAAgatttaacaataattttaatattaaaaatatgataaaatattaaatataataagttgttaattttttttagtgataaagatattatttttaatgcaaaaaGATTGTTAAAGAGGATTATAATTTTAAGTAATagtataaaaatgataaaatagtaaatatgataagttgttaattttttttagaggggtaagatattattttggcttaaatgcaattttaccccctctattttgattgaatctgaattttaccccctctattttaaaattcggaattttaccccctctaatTTGATTGAATCGGGATTTTGCCTcccttattttaaaactcggaattttaccccctctattttacgtttttcagaattttaccccctattttaaaataaagaaccaaaaaatactagaaaaataaagaaatgattagaaaatattaatttggtaaaaaaatataaggaaaacaagaaaacacaaaaaaaaaaaaaaaaaaactaaaaaatagaaaaacaatgaaattacaagaaaaaattcaattaagaatacatgaaaaaactagtttgcacctctaaatatttgctattttcatactagttttttattttatttttagagatcatactagttttatgcatttttttctagtattttttattcattttttttagtatttttttggttttatgtttattttttcattaaaaaacatttaatacaaataattaattatgtggataaaatagggggggggggggggggggtaaaattccgagttttaaaataggggaggCAAAATCCAGAACCAataaaaatagagggggtaaaattccgagttttaaaatagtgggataaaattcagattcaatcaaaataggaggggtaaaattgcatttaagcctattatttttattgcaaaGAGATTGTTAAAGAGGATAAGATttgactttttaattttaagtaatattataaaaatgatataaaaaataaaataaaggcttttttatatgtgtttagtccctgtaaataggggtcatttaaaatttggtccCTGAATTTGTTAATCCTAGCATTTTATCACtacaaaatttattcatttaaaatttggtccCTCTCCCCCACTTAATCAGTGTCACGTCACTAATTTCATTATGTGACACTGTTGATTGGTCAAGTCACCTGCTGAGTTAGAAAAATATAGTTTGAATGGACGAAAATACCCCTTTTTATACCAGGCAAGCgtgaaattaccaaaatacccctgaggTAATCCCCTCAAACCCAGATTCATCATAATCTTCTTCAACATATGCTTCTATCTTCATCGGAGGATCTGCAACAAATGTTCATCCCAATTATCTCCCTCTCCAAATCTATTGAAATTTCAATCACCACCACTTTTTTTAcattgtatgtattttttttaagggttaatggtgctttacccccctgtaatataggtaattttttgttttccccctataaaatatttttttttatttaccctcTTGTAAAAGAAATTGTTAAAGAGGATAAgatttaacaataattttaagCAAT
Proteins encoded in this window:
- the LOC25485926 gene encoding heterogeneous nuclear ribonucleoprotein U-like protein 1 → MNMHGSIGFCKNGKWLGTAFQFDVDAIGLGGVDSCFSKAALFPHALLKNVIVQMQFSVEQGLVPPEGFRPWALAGADGNMDMGPLLSDPKDCELMIMMVGLPASGKTTWAEKLMKDHPEKRYVLLGTNLLLEQMKTNVYKTARKCKLRPFSDYQKIAVVVFPKPEELKRRYEKGSKEMGKEVPTNELSKMIANYVVPKSKDMPYANEYFDMVLFVELNRDESQKYLDQMKQDIPSLPNNSPSTALPNQGSLKGLYLLTVRSPSPRGLYSNNEASHFPGGNAGYSQTYNAVSTCDIRTYGNAVLGSQYRPSIAQGDMGFHGRPYVEYKDFQPGQHTLAAATCKIVIAKWNNYGYLFVLVFSTLTTK